One genomic window of Luteitalea pratensis includes the following:
- a CDS encoding Crp/Fnr family transcriptional regulator, whose protein sequence is MPPKPLPALPTFDVESFLESARISPRNVRFATGAVVFAQGAQANSVFFVQAGGIKLSVLSSSGKEAVVAMLGPGDFLGEGCLAGQPLRMGMATAVMRTALLRIPKRDMVRMLHEHPSFSDRFLSHMLTRNIRIEEDLVDQLFNSSEKRLARTLLLLARYGKEDTTPRVLPKLSQETLAEMVGTTRSRVNFFMNKFRKLGLIEYNGVLKVNSSLLSIVLHD, encoded by the coding sequence ATGCCGCCCAAGCCACTCCCGGCCCTCCCGACCTTCGACGTCGAGTCGTTCCTCGAGTCGGCGAGAATCTCTCCGCGCAACGTGCGATTTGCGACGGGCGCCGTCGTCTTCGCCCAGGGCGCACAGGCAAACAGCGTGTTCTTCGTCCAGGCGGGCGGGATCAAGCTCTCGGTCCTCTCCTCGTCCGGCAAGGAGGCCGTCGTGGCCATGCTCGGGCCCGGCGATTTCCTGGGCGAGGGCTGCCTTGCCGGGCAGCCGTTGCGCATGGGCATGGCGACGGCCGTCATGCGGACGGCGCTGCTGCGCATCCCGAAGCGCGACATGGTCCGGATGCTGCACGAACATCCGTCATTCTCCGACCGGTTCCTGTCGCACATGCTGACGCGCAACATCCGAATCGAAGAGGATCTGGTCGATCAGCTCTTCAATTCCAGCGAGAAGCGGCTCGCCCGTACATTGCTGCTCCTGGCTCGATACGGCAAGGAGGATACGACGCCGCGCGTACTCCCCAAGTTGTCACAGGAGACGCTCGCGGAGATGGTGGGGACGACCCGCTCCCGTGTGAACTTCTTCATGAACAAGTTCCGCAAGCTCGGGTTGATCGAATACAACGGCGTGCTCAAGGTGAACAGCTCGCTCCTGAGCATCGTCCTTCACGACTGA
- a CDS encoding protein kinase domain-containing protein, giving the protein MRGADIATRPPGISPRSASAGLIVPKKDRVCADRRAVSELQLNWALSPGDVLGHYRVIAPLGAGGMGQVFLAEDTRLGRKLALKVLAPQSLATGELIERFDREARSVSALNHPNIITMYDTGQIGGTRYIATEFIEGKTLRVLLGHGRMDVRQSLEIAAQVAQALIAAHAAGVVHRDLKPENVMLRHDGYVKVLDFGLAKSRGIVTGSSNAGAGRVYETAAGIVMGTVRYMAPEQARGQESDARTDLFALGVVLYEMLAGATPFAGATAADTIGALLRQEPQPIADVPDDVNRITLTALRKDRSERYQSGALLLDSLRSAQRALESRLGDATLVMPWTPPTAVSDSPSVGASTPATRPTERTITPRRRYVRRTPRSLAVLPIAADRAHADEQYIAEGLTESLINNLSQMPRLRVMARSTVVRCCSPDVTDPRAIGRELGVQAVLTGRLTQRGETFAVSVALIDVEDGSQLWGTSLHRPSRDLFTLQADISHELTTALSVRLTREQKQRLARRHTANASAYRLYLRARYLCNQRTRPALEEAQMLLEQAVTEDADFALAYAALADCCSLLAVSLRPSSSGPTIRKARDAAFKALTLDDGLAEGHASLAFIAFRFDWDWPRAEAEFVRALALNPGHAPSRQWHAMFLAARSRLDAALAEMRAALELDPLSLNVQTGVGRILHFARRFEDAVTQYEHVLRTNPSFGQAYLDLALTRVATGEFAAARECLDHAERLMGRVSTIMVVRGVCAARAGRPDEARSILAELQSWSGQGDTGIGDLACLAAELGDWDLALPWLREACAMRAAFIAYVDVEPVMSPLIENPESRALLQPYGFASDR; this is encoded by the coding sequence TTGCGCGGTGCGGACATCGCCACGAGGCCGCCAGGCATCAGCCCGCGTTCGGCATCGGCCGGGTTGATCGTTCCAAAGAAGGATCGCGTATGTGCGGACCGTCGCGCCGTATCGGAGTTGCAGCTGAACTGGGCCCTTTCGCCAGGCGATGTCCTGGGCCACTACCGTGTCATCGCGCCACTCGGAGCGGGCGGGATGGGGCAGGTCTTCCTCGCCGAGGACACCCGGCTCGGGCGCAAGCTCGCCCTGAAGGTGCTCGCCCCGCAGAGCCTGGCCACCGGGGAACTCATCGAACGATTCGATCGCGAGGCGCGCAGCGTCTCTGCCCTCAATCACCCCAACATCATCACGATGTACGACACGGGGCAGATCGGCGGCACGCGCTACATCGCCACGGAGTTCATCGAGGGGAAGACGCTGCGTGTGCTTCTTGGCCACGGCCGGATGGACGTCCGTCAGTCCCTCGAGATCGCCGCGCAGGTGGCGCAGGCCCTTATTGCCGCCCATGCCGCCGGTGTCGTGCACCGGGACTTGAAGCCCGAGAACGTCATGCTGCGCCACGACGGCTACGTGAAGGTGCTCGACTTCGGCCTTGCCAAGTCGCGTGGCATCGTCACCGGCTCGAGCAACGCAGGTGCCGGGCGCGTCTACGAAACCGCGGCAGGCATCGTGATGGGCACGGTGCGGTACATGGCGCCCGAACAGGCGCGAGGCCAGGAAAGCGACGCGCGTACGGACCTCTTCGCACTCGGCGTGGTCCTCTACGAGATGCTCGCGGGCGCGACACCATTCGCGGGCGCCACCGCGGCCGACACCATCGGCGCGCTCCTGCGCCAGGAGCCACAGCCGATTGCCGACGTTCCCGATGACGTGAATCGCATCACCTTGACGGCGCTGCGCAAGGACCGATCGGAGCGCTATCAGTCGGGAGCGTTGCTGCTCGACTCCCTGCGATCGGCCCAGCGTGCACTCGAGTCTCGCCTCGGCGACGCCACCCTCGTCATGCCGTGGACGCCTCCGACGGCGGTATCGGACAGCCCGAGCGTGGGCGCGTCCACGCCAGCGACCCGGCCGACCGAGAGGACGATCACGCCCAGGCGACGGTACGTCCGCAGGACCCCCCGCTCGCTGGCGGTGTTGCCGATCGCGGCCGATCGTGCGCATGCCGACGAGCAGTACATCGCCGAGGGACTGACCGAAAGCCTGATCAACAACCTGTCACAGATGCCGCGCCTGCGAGTCATGGCGCGCAGCACGGTCGTCCGCTGTTGTAGCCCCGACGTCACCGATCCGCGGGCCATCGGGCGCGAGCTCGGGGTGCAGGCCGTGCTCACCGGCCGGTTGACGCAGCGTGGCGAGACATTCGCGGTGAGTGTCGCGCTGATCGACGTCGAGGATGGATCGCAGCTGTGGGGCACCAGCCTCCACCGGCCATCGCGCGACCTGTTCACGCTGCAGGCCGATATCTCGCACGAGCTGACCACCGCGCTCAGCGTCCGACTGACCCGCGAGCAGAAGCAGCGATTGGCGAGGCGCCACACGGCGAACGCGTCGGCTTACCGCCTGTACCTGCGCGCACGCTATCTGTGCAACCAGCGGACGCGACCCGCGCTGGAGGAGGCGCAGATGCTCCTCGAGCAGGCGGTCACCGAGGATGCGGACTTTGCGCTGGCCTACGCCGCGCTCGCCGACTGCTGTTCATTGCTGGCGGTAAGCCTGCGGCCCTCGTCGAGCGGTCCGACGATCCGGAAGGCACGGGACGCCGCCTTCAAGGCATTGACGCTCGACGATGGTCTTGCGGAGGGCCACGCGTCGCTGGCGTTCATCGCGTTCCGGTTCGACTGGGACTGGCCGCGCGCCGAGGCCGAGTTCGTCCGCGCCCTTGCGCTCAACCCAGGGCACGCGCCGTCGCGGCAGTGGCACGCGATGTTCCTGGCGGCCCGTTCGCGCCTCGACGCGGCGCTTGCCGAGATGCGGGCGGCGCTCGAACTCGATCCGTTGTCGCTCAACGTCCAGACTGGTGTCGGACGGATCCTGCATTTCGCGCGACGTTTCGAGGACGCCGTCACGCAGTACGAGCACGTGCTGCGGACCAACCCATCCTTCGGACAGGCGTATCTCGATCTGGCGCTGACTCGCGTGGCGACCGGTGAATTCGCGGCCGCCCGCGAATGCCTCGACCACGCGGAACGGTTGATGGGGCGGGTCTCGACGATCATGGTCGTCCGGGGCGTCTGCGCCGCCCGTGCGGGCCGTCCCGATGAAGCGCGATCCATCCTCGCCGAGCTCCAGTCGTGGTCTGGACAGGGTGATACGGGCATTGGCGATCTGGCATGCCTCGCGGCGGAGCTTGGCGACTGGGATCTGGCCCTCCCATGGCTGCGGGAGGCCTGTGCCATGCGCGCGGCGTTCATCGCCTACGTCGACGTCGAGCCGGTGATGTCACCCCTGATCGAGAACCCCGAGTCGCGGGCGCTGCTCCAGCCATACGGATTCGCAAGCGATCGCTGA
- a CDS encoding protein kinase domain-containing protein → MPDKVDWFRHFEDIWDAAMTRPPADRAAFLREACRDDDASQLELEVTLVDVSRAEEFLEQPLAAVVADVMEPPTDTVLTGRRFNTLQIGKLIGAGGMGHVYRARDTELNRNVAVKVLSPEFADDADRLLRFAREARVLASLNHPNIAQIHGLQSSGGVTAIVMELVAGETLADLIARGPIAVNDALPIARQIAAALEAAHEQGVVHRDLKPANIQVRTDSTVKVLDFGLAKTVHPTSDEADDLVNPAAVSSVPGVVLGTAAYISPEQASQKPVDRRVDMWAFGCVLFEMLTARPAFTGETRSAVVREVIGGEPDWAALPASTPPAIRRLLRRCLEKDAGQRLDSAAAARLEIDESQREASSVVSSRSNTRQRSAWATASWLLFGALAALLVTMTVVERARPSEQSRPLMVMSMTVDGPRLVHQAGVHFSLAPNGRTIVYSGPHGGNRVLYRKDLDRLDPEPIVGTEGGSDAFFSGDGRRIGFETRSELWSTSLDGGTPRRLHSNHPTRGGTWGEAEGIVTGRLGSGLWLTSAEGGESRQLTIPATGERHELPQLLPGGRGVLFTILDAKKPPRAAVVLLHTRQVRDIFEGVGARYVDSGHVVFGRHDKLWAVGFDLDSLQTRGVARRVREDVLWSPTGYPQFTVGGDALAYVRSSEASASAGKTVLMWVNRRGEAETLPLAPENYLLAALSPAGDRFVVQVGPSRDLWTYSFNRGTFTRLTSGRVVAFSAPTWTPDGSRIVFTTSFDGDVGFGWVRPDGSGSIEALVKGIGMRSFERTDPDFLPDGSGIITTGLAPGASLDDLLIVRLTGKVRLETLLQAPGVERNPAISPDGRAIAYNSDASGRREVYVRPFPNVGARMWQISTGGGAGPRWTRGGRELVYVDDQGRVMAVSVRADGEGRFEFSRPEPLFTYTAATAFGLDREFDVSADGERFLFHGVPTASASGSSVELVLIHNWVDELKRLVPREP, encoded by the coding sequence ATGCCCGACAAGGTCGATTGGTTCCGTCATTTCGAGGACATCTGGGACGCGGCGATGACTCGCCCGCCGGCCGACCGCGCGGCATTCCTGCGCGAAGCCTGCCGAGACGACGACGCGAGCCAGCTCGAACTCGAAGTGACGCTGGTCGACGTCTCGCGCGCAGAAGAGTTCCTGGAACAGCCGCTTGCCGCGGTGGTTGCGGACGTCATGGAACCGCCGACAGATACCGTGCTGACCGGACGGCGGTTCAACACCCTGCAGATCGGCAAGCTGATCGGCGCCGGCGGCATGGGGCATGTCTACCGGGCGCGCGATACCGAACTGAACCGTAATGTCGCGGTGAAGGTCCTGTCACCCGAGTTCGCCGACGACGCTGACCGCCTTCTGCGCTTCGCACGCGAAGCGCGTGTGCTCGCGTCGCTGAATCACCCGAACATTGCGCAGATCCACGGCTTACAGAGTTCCGGGGGCGTGACCGCCATCGTCATGGAGCTGGTCGCGGGCGAAACGCTTGCCGACCTCATCGCGCGCGGCCCCATCGCCGTAAACGATGCGCTCCCCATCGCACGGCAGATTGCCGCGGCGCTCGAAGCGGCGCACGAGCAGGGTGTCGTTCACCGCGACCTGAAGCCCGCGAACATCCAGGTCCGAACCGACAGCACGGTCAAGGTGCTCGACTTCGGCCTGGCCAAGACGGTCCATCCGACAAGCGACGAGGCCGACGACCTGGTGAATCCGGCGGCGGTCTCGTCAGTACCGGGTGTGGTGCTTGGGACGGCCGCCTACATATCGCCGGAACAGGCGAGTCAGAAGCCGGTCGACCGCCGCGTGGACATGTGGGCCTTCGGATGCGTCCTGTTCGAGATGCTCACCGCGCGGCCGGCGTTTACCGGGGAAACGCGATCGGCCGTGGTGCGCGAGGTCATCGGCGGCGAACCAGATTGGGCGGCGCTGCCTGCATCCACACCGCCGGCCATCCGCCGATTGCTGCGGCGTTGCCTCGAGAAGGACGCCGGACAGCGGCTGGACTCGGCAGCGGCGGCCCGCCTCGAGATCGACGAGTCTCAAAGAGAGGCGTCGAGTGTCGTGTCGAGCAGGTCGAACACGCGGCAACGCTCGGCATGGGCGACAGCGTCCTGGCTGCTGTTCGGCGCGCTCGCTGCCTTGCTCGTGACGATGACTGTCGTCGAGCGGGCGCGTCCATCGGAGCAGTCCAGGCCGTTGATGGTCATGTCGATGACTGTCGATGGGCCTCGCCTCGTCCATCAGGCAGGCGTGCATTTCTCGCTGGCGCCGAACGGCAGGACCATCGTGTACTCGGGCCCGCATGGTGGGAACCGTGTCCTGTACCGGAAAGACCTCGACCGACTCGATCCAGAACCCATCGTCGGGACCGAAGGTGGAAGTGATGCGTTCTTCTCTGGTGATGGCCGGCGAATCGGCTTCGAGACACGAAGTGAATTGTGGTCGACCTCTCTCGACGGCGGCACACCCCGCCGGCTGCATTCGAACCATCCGACGCGTGGCGGAACCTGGGGAGAAGCGGAAGGGATCGTCACTGGTCGTTTGGGCTCCGGCCTCTGGTTGACTTCCGCCGAAGGCGGCGAGTCTCGCCAGTTGACGATCCCGGCAACCGGCGAGCGTCACGAACTTCCCCAACTGTTGCCCGGCGGTCGCGGCGTGCTCTTCACCATCCTGGACGCGAAGAAGCCGCCTCGCGCAGCCGTCGTCCTGCTCCACACGCGCCAAGTGCGCGATATCTTCGAAGGTGTCGGCGCGCGCTACGTCGACTCGGGTCATGTGGTGTTCGGCCGACACGACAAACTGTGGGCAGTCGGTTTCGATCTCGACTCGCTTCAGACACGGGGAGTCGCGCGCCGCGTCCGTGAGGACGTGCTCTGGTCGCCCACGGGCTATCCGCAGTTCACGGTGGGCGGAGACGCGCTGGCGTACGTGCGGTCGAGCGAGGCGTCCGCGTCGGCCGGCAAGACCGTCCTGATGTGGGTCAATCGACGCGGCGAGGCAGAGACCCTGCCGCTGGCGCCGGAAAACTATCTGCTGGCCGCACTATCGCCGGCAGGCGACCGGTTCGTGGTGCAGGTCGGGCCCAGCCGCGATCTCTGGACGTACAGCTTCAACAGGGGCACTTTCACGCGACTGACCTCGGGTCGAGTCGTGGCATTCTCGGCGCCGACGTGGACCCCGGATGGAAGCCGCATCGTTTTCACGACGTCGTTCGACGGAGACGTCGGGTTCGGCTGGGTGCGGCCAGACGGGAGCGGTTCTATTGAAGCGCTGGTGAAGGGCATCGGGATGCGCTCGTTCGAACGGACCGATCCCGATTTCCTGCCCGACGGAAGCGGCATCATCACGACGGGACTGGCGCCGGGGGCATCGCTCGACGATCTGCTGATCGTTCGGCTGACTGGGAAAGTGCGCCTTGAAACGTTGTTGCAGGCTCCGGGCGTCGAGCGAAACCCGGCGATCTCTCCCGACGGTCGTGCCATCGCATACAACTCGGACGCATCAGGCCGACGCGAAGTGTACGTTCGCCCATTTCCCAACGTTGGCGCTCGGATGTGGCAGATCTCCACCGGAGGCGGCGCAGGTCCTCGCTGGACACGCGGCGGGCGTGAGCTCGTGTACGTCGACGACCAGGGCCGCGTCATGGCAGTGTCGGTCCGAGCCGATGGCGAGGGTCGCTTCGAGTTCTCGAGACCAGAGCCGCTGTTCACCTATACGGCAGCGACGGCGTTTGGCCTCGACCGCGAATTCGATGTGTCCGCCGACGGCGAGCGCTTCCTGTTCCACGGCGTTCCGACTGCATCAGCCAGCGGGTCATCAGTGGAGTTGGTGCTGATTCACAACTGGGTCGACGAACTGAAGCGTCTCGTTCCACGAGAGCCCTGA
- a CDS encoding DUF2252 domain-containing protein, with protein sequence MARNSAQSILDYNRGRDPQMLGRKFELLRADPYAFYRGTCHLFYQNLPRHAVLATAPAVLVCGDLHLENFGVYKGDNRLAYFDLSDFDEATLAPFTLDLLRFIGSIHVAAHLRLSTRQAEGLGELFIDCYRNWILDGKARWLERSTAEGMVRDLLGSVIGRTRLQLLKARTVRTDRGRRLRLNERALPIEKPQRAELQAFIEGFGAAQGEQRFYRLLDAARRVAGKGSLGLERYVLLVEGKGAPRSNYLLDLKRAVPSTLPALRDRHSFRWATEAHRVVTTQRVAQAISPALLHAVTIGGRPFVLKELQPMTDRLDLARWDGRIERLESTIASMGAVTAWAHLRTCYRYGACALEELQRYVAGSRWQRALPALALRCGERSLAQWSAYSKVYDAGLVVPAS encoded by the coding sequence ATGGCCCGTAACAGTGCGCAGTCCATTCTCGACTACAACCGCGGACGCGATCCCCAGATGCTGGGGCGCAAGTTCGAGCTGCTGCGCGCTGATCCCTACGCGTTCTACCGCGGCACCTGCCACCTCTTCTACCAAAACCTGCCCCGTCACGCCGTGCTCGCGACCGCCCCGGCGGTGCTGGTGTGCGGCGACCTGCACCTGGAGAACTTCGGTGTCTACAAGGGCGACAACCGCCTCGCGTATTTCGACCTGAGTGACTTCGACGAGGCGACCCTGGCACCGTTCACGCTCGACCTGCTGCGGTTCATCGGCAGCATTCATGTCGCTGCCCATCTTCGGCTGTCCACGCGGCAGGCGGAGGGGCTCGGCGAGCTGTTCATCGACTGCTACCGGAACTGGATCCTGGACGGCAAGGCCCGCTGGCTCGAACGGTCGACGGCAGAAGGCATGGTGCGCGATCTGCTGGGGAGCGTGATCGGACGCACGCGACTCCAGTTGCTGAAAGCGCGCACGGTCCGCACAGACAGGGGCCGGCGGCTACGCCTGAACGAGCGCGCGCTGCCGATCGAGAAGCCGCAGCGTGCAGAACTCCAGGCCTTCATCGAAGGCTTCGGCGCCGCGCAAGGCGAACAGCGCTTCTATCGCTTGCTCGATGCGGCGCGGCGGGTGGCCGGCAAAGGGAGCCTCGGGCTCGAACGTTATGTACTGCTGGTGGAAGGCAAGGGCGCGCCGCGTAGCAATTACCTGCTCGACCTGAAGCGTGCCGTGCCATCGACGCTCCCGGCGTTGCGCGACCGGCACTCGTTCCGATGGGCCACCGAGGCGCATCGCGTGGTCACCACGCAGCGTGTCGCCCAGGCCATCTCACCGGCGCTGCTGCATGCGGTGACGATCGGCGGGAGACCGTTCGTGCTCAAGGAACTGCAGCCGATGACGGACCGGTTGGATCTCGCCCGATGGGACGGCCGGATCGAACGCCTGGAGTCGACGATCGCCAGCATGGGCGCGGTGACTGCGTGGGCACATCTGCGCACCTGCTACCGCTATGGAGCCTGCGCGCTGGAGGAGCTGCAGCGTTACGTCGCAGGTTCGAGGTGGCAGCGCGCGCTGCCCGCGCTGGCCCTGCGATGCGGCGAACGTTCGCTGGCGCAGTGGTCGGCCTACAGCAAGGTGTACGACGCGGGCCTCGTCGTGCCCGCATCGTGA
- a CDS encoding tyrosinase family protein, with the protein MRNGLHGWIGGHMNNPTASPFDPIFHLHHCNIDRLWAMWQVDGHATEYPLAGGVAHHHRNDLMYRWHGGAAGYGTNATIATDIRCPTSPRSGR; encoded by the coding sequence CTGCGCAACGGGCTGCACGGCTGGATCGGCGGCCACATGAACAATCCGACCGCGTCGCCCTTCGACCCGATCTTCCACCTGCACCACTGCAACATCGACCGGCTATGGGCGATGTGGCAGGTGGACGGCCATGCCACGGAATACCCGCTTGCCGGCGGAGTGGCACACCATCACCGGAACGACCTGATGTATCGCTGGCACGGCGGCGCGGCGGGGTACGGCACCAACGCCACGATTGCCACGGACATCCGATGCCCGACTTCGCCGCGCTCGGGCCGGTGA
- a CDS encoding anti-sigma factor family protein: MTCDEAQEAVLDAIDEGRVPEGALALHLEGCRRCAELFESHRMLDRRLAEAFPLPTLSPSFRPALRRRIQREQAPTWWPALPEAVHLIACSLATVVVGLILPVPPATTMTLGVLGTGLSYVLLVVVEEAVTG; this comes from the coding sequence ATGACCTGTGATGAGGCGCAGGAGGCGGTGTTGGACGCGATCGACGAAGGGCGGGTCCCTGAAGGAGCCCTGGCCCTGCATCTCGAAGGCTGCCGCCGGTGTGCGGAGCTGTTCGAGTCGCATCGGATGCTCGATCGACGGCTTGCAGAGGCCTTCCCGCTGCCCACGTTGAGTCCTTCGTTCCGGCCGGCGTTGCGTCGCCGGATCCAGCGCGAGCAGGCGCCCACATGGTGGCCTGCGTTGCCGGAGGCGGTGCACCTCATCGCCTGCAGCCTCGCGACCGTCGTTGTCGGGCTCATCCTGCCCGTGCCGCCGGCGACAACGATGACGCTGGGGGTCCTGGGAACAGGACTCAGCTACGTCCTGCTCGTGGTGGTCGAGGAGGCGGTCACTGGATAG
- a CDS encoding tyrosinase family protein, with product MIQSAFAPGAASVNFGHGGLGRYSFLSWHRYFLYRLELDLQTKVPGVMMPYWDWTDPVSILTDDFLGPDGSVGDEVRSGYFGADAPTTGTNPTPAPAWWPAGPTGWRLPDFNGIRHVRRRPPSQLVWRRLSALGHGPA from the coding sequence ATGATCCAGAGCGCGTTTGCGCCCGGCGCGGCGTCGGTGAACTTCGGGCACGGCGGACTCGGTCGCTACAGCTTCCTCAGCTGGCATCGCTACTTCCTGTACCGGCTCGAGCTGGACCTGCAGACGAAGGTGCCAGGCGTGATGATGCCGTACTGGGACTGGACCGACCCTGTATCGATTCTCACCGACGACTTCCTCGGCCCGGATGGGTCGGTCGGCGACGAGGTGCGCAGTGGCTACTTCGGCGCGGACGCGCCCACGACGGGCACCAATCCGACACCCGCGCCCGCGTGGTGGCCTGCGGGCCCCACCGGCTGGCGGCTGCCGGACTTCAATGGGATTCGGCACGTTCGACGGCGCCCTCCGTCGCAACTCGTCTGGCGTCGGCTCTCTGCCCTCGGCCACGGACCTGCGTGA
- a CDS encoding RNA polymerase sigma factor: MPDVEDEVQGLLRARRYDEAFERLLDRHEAQVFRMAVMMLRDHGRAEELTQDIFLQFWRVLPRYDGRAAPSTWLYTMARNACLSALRAAVHRRTSPLEDVPEPAAARPAPVDALDIRQLVSRLPDVQREIVTLFYLQDRSLKEVALGLDLPEGTIKSHLHRSRQALARMMLERGGE; the protein is encoded by the coding sequence ATGCCCGACGTGGAAGACGAGGTCCAGGGCCTGCTCCGTGCCAGACGGTACGACGAGGCGTTCGAACGGCTGCTGGACCGGCACGAGGCGCAGGTCTTCCGCATGGCCGTCATGATGCTTCGCGATCACGGGCGCGCCGAGGAACTCACCCAGGACATATTCCTGCAGTTCTGGCGTGTCTTGCCCCGGTATGACGGGCGAGCGGCACCGTCGACATGGCTGTACACGATGGCCCGCAACGCGTGCCTGTCGGCGCTGCGGGCGGCGGTCCATCGCCGCACCAGCCCGCTGGAGGACGTGCCAGAGCCAGCGGCCGCCAGGCCCGCACCTGTCGACGCGCTGGACATCCGCCAACTCGTGTCACGGTTGCCGGACGTGCAGCGGGAGATCGTGACGCTGTTCTACCTGCAGGATCGAAGTCTCAAGGAAGTCGCTCTTGGGCTCGACCTGCCAGAGGGCACCATCAAGAGTCACCTGCACCGATCACGACAGGCATTGGCGAGAATGATGCTGGAACGAGGGGGCGAGTGA